The following proteins come from a genomic window of Coffea arabica cultivar ET-39 chromosome 11c, Coffea Arabica ET-39 HiFi, whole genome shotgun sequence:
- the LOC113716131 gene encoding receptor-like protein EIX2: MGKIGLGLHAGAYLNLSCFESERKSLLEFKKDLIDKSNRLASWTGDDCCSWKGVGCSRNTGHVVKLDLHNNAAFDLDRFFFGDMQNYVSIYGETCFNGTIPPQLGNLSALEYLDLGNKAEGFSYWISRHSLSTKSLWWATCLSSLKHLDLSKVYLGEARDWLEALNKLRFLTSLTLNSCGIYSFPHIAHLNFTSLTSLDLGGNEFDSTIPLWLFNLTSLVHLDLSGNRFFGPMVPNNLQHWTSLSYLDLSYNQFNTSLPDPLFTLNNLVYMDLTYNQIQGPLPLGLGNLTSLSVLHMGNNSFEGKIPSAIGQLRELTDLDLSRNGFNGTIPSSLWRLSELKFLDLSDNPLSGELRDIHFAKLAKLKVLGLSSLPLLALNVSSSWVPPFQLEGVFMSSIKIGPKFPLWLQTQKTIEYLRMSNASISDTIPDWFERVCHGIKYLDFFNNHMMGKPPVCKGSSGHKYRVGFFLEANKFEGPLQLLPTDISELHLQNNSLQGIIPQPDIKNNMTLDILRLLDLSDNHFMGSIPDSLCSLQMLAVLDLSNNQLSGGIPSCIGKLKTLGALLLANNNLYGHIPISLGQLNFLQSLHLDRNKFTGMVPFSLRHLKILQFLDLGNNGLEGIIPSWIGDELSRLRFLVLESNNFHGDISMCLCKLSFLQVLSLKDNNLTGHIPRCFNNFTAMTSIESDSVADIRVPVYIMPHGMLFYGYSEELSVLIKGENLKYTSSNVRYVRFMGLSKNKLSGEIPVELMSLVGLQGLDLSRNHLSGRIPENIGNLKQLESLDLSKNDLSGPIPQSLSNLDSLGWLNLSFNELTGPIPSGRHLQTFDDPTIYMGNSGLCGEPLDRSCPDGKSNAGESDGDHEDGKESYFDWFYAGLGPGFAVGLLGFFSVLCFKESWRYAYFEFLESLLNKVWVQIALLKRKFN, from the exons atgg GTAAGATTGGTCTTGGTCTTCACGCAGGAGCATATTTAAATTTAAGCTGTTTCGAGAGCGAGCGAAAATCTCTTCTCGAGTTTAAGAAAGATCTAATTGACAAATCAAATCGCTTGGCATCCTGGACTGGAGACGATTGTTGCTCATGGAAAGGAGTTGGATGCAGCAGGAACACTGGGCATGTGGTGAAACTTGATCTGCACAATAATGCTGCTTTTGATTTGGATCGATTTTTCTTTGGGGACATGCAAAATTACGTCTCTATCTATGGCGAAACTT GTTTCAATGGGACAATTCCTCCTCAATTAGGAAATCTCTCAGCCTTAGAATATCTTGACCTTGGTAATAAAGCAGAAGGTTTTAGTTATTGGATAAGTCGTCATTCTTTGTCGACAAAGAGTCTCTGGTGGGCCACTTGTCTTTCTTCCTTGAAACATTTGGATCTCTCTAAGGTATACCTAGGAGAGGCTCGAGACTGGTTAGAAGCACTTAACAAGCTTCGTTTCTTAACCTCATTGACATTAAACTCTTGTGGTATTTATTCCTTTCCTCATATTGCACACCTTAATTTCACGTCTCTTACCTCACTTGATCTCGGAGGCAATGAATTCGACTCCACGATCCCTCTCTGGTTGTTTAATTTAACTTCACTGGTTCATCTCGACCTTAGTGGCAACCGTTTTTTTGGTCCAATGGTTCCTAATAACCTGCAGCATTGGACTTCACTAAGCTACCTCGATCTTAGctacaatcaattcaatacttCACTGCCCGATCCACTCTTCACTTTGAACAATCTTGTCTACATGGACTTGACTTATAACCAAATCCAAGGCCCACTCCCCCTCGGCCTAGGCAACCTAACTTCTCTTTCCGTACTGCACATGGGAAATAACAGCTTTGAAGGCAAAATCCCAAGTGCGATTGGGCAACTTCGAGAACTCACCGACCTCGATCTCAGTAGGAATGGGTTCAATGGTACCATTCCATCCTCTCTTTGGAGGTTGAGTGAGTTAAAATTCTTGGATCTATCTGACAATCCATTGAGCGGGGAGCTGCGTGACATTCACTTTGCCAAACTCGCAAAACTGAAAGTGTTAGGATTATCCTCCTTACCTCTACTCGCTCTGAATGTGAGTTCCTCATGGGTCCCACCATTCCAACTTGAAGGGGTATTTATGAGTTCCATCAAGATAGGGCCCAAATTTCCTCTCTGGCTTCAAACTCAGAAAACAATTGAATATCTGCGCATGTCAAATGCAAGCATCTCAGATACTATCCCAGATTGGTTTGAGAGAGTGTGTCatggaataaaatatttggaTTTCTTCAACAATCACATGATGGGAAAACCGCCCGTGTGCAAAGGCAGCAGTGGTCATAAATACCGCGTGGGATTTTTTTTGGAGGCCAACAAATTCGAGGGGCCTTTGCAATTGTTACCAACAGACATTTCTGAATTGCATCTCCAAAATAACTCACTGCAAGGGATTATTCCACAGCCCGACATTAAAAATAACATGACATTGGATATTCTTCGACTACTAGATCTCAGTGATAACCACTTCATGGGCAGCATCCCTGATTCTTTGTGCAGCTTACAAATGCTTGCTGTCTTGGATCTTTCTAACAACCAGCTCTCTGGAGGGATCCCTTCATGCATTGGTAAGCTTAAAACGTTGGGTGCGCTACTTCTGGCAAACAACAATCTCTACGGGCACATTCCAATTTCATTGGGACAGCTCAATTTTCTCCAGTCTTTGCACTTGGACCGAAACAAATTTACGGGGATGGTCCCATTCTCGCTCAGACATCTGAAAATTTTGCAGTTTCTTGATCTTGGAAATAATGGACTGGAGGGCATTATACCATCTTGGATTGGGGATGAACTATCTCGTCTGAGGTTCCTTGTGCTTGAATCTAATAATTTCCATGGTGACATTTCCATGTGCCTCTGCAAACTATCATTCCTTCAAGTTTTAAGTTTGAAAGACAATAACTTAACTGGACATATACCTCGCTGTTTCAACAACTTTACAGCAATGACATCGATAGAATCGGACTCTGTTGCCGACATTAGGGTCCCAGTTTATATCATGCCACACGGCATGCTTTTTTATGGGTACAGTGAAGAACTATCAGTGCTCATCAAAGGTGAAAATCTGAAGTACACCTCAAGCAATGTGCGATATGTTAGATTCATGGGACTCTCAAAAAATAAACTAAGTGGGGAAATACCTGTCGAGTTAATGTCTCTTGTTGGATTGCAGGGTTTGGATTTATCTAGGAACCATCTAAGTGGAAGAATCCCAGAAAACATTGGGAACTTGAAGCAACTTGAGTCTCTGGATTTATCCAAAAATGATCTTTCTGGTCCAATTCCCCAAAGTTTGTCGAACCTAGATTCTCTGGGCTGGCTGAACTTGTCGTTCAACGAGCTAACGGGTCCAATCCCATCCGGACGTCATCTGCAGACCTTTGACGACCCAACCATTTACATGGGAAACAGTGGACTTTGTGGTGAACCGCTAGACAGAAGCTGCCCTGATGGTAAATCAAATGCCGGAGAATCTGATGGTGATCATGAGGATGGCAAGGAGTCTTATTTTGATTGGTTTTATGCTGGTTTGGGACCTGGTTTTGCTGTTGGACTCTTGGGATTCTTCAGCGTCCTATGTTTCAAAGAGTCATGGCGCTATGCATACTTCGAATTTCTGGAGAGCTTGTTGAATAAAGTATGGGTACAAATTGCATTGCTAAAAAGGAAGTTTAATTGA
- the LOC140016572 gene encoding uncharacterized protein: MASKAGNTALHEAVRNNFYDIAKLLVQEDPEFRYPHNYAVETPLYLAVEKGRHNIMVLILESCKTPSYLGPGHKTALHAASIWNLPESMKLILEKLPNLIKNVDKFGWTALHYAAKFDHQEIARLLLSADRSTAYVAAKNDDSKTALHITVC, from the exons ATGGCTAGTAAGGCTGGAAACACAGCTTTACACGAGGCAGTTAGGAACAACTTCTATGACATCGCCAAATTGTTAGTTCAAGAAGATCCTGAGTTTCGTTATCCCCACAATTATGCTGTGGAGACACCTCTGTATCTGGCAGTTGAGAAGGGACGCCATAATATTATGGTTCTAATTTTGGAGTCTTGCAAGACACCATCTTATCTTGGCCCAGGGCACAAAACTGCCTTGCATGCTGCCTCAATTTGGAATTTGCCAG AATCCATGAAGCTGATTTTGGAAAAGCTGCCTAATCTTATAAAGAATGTTGATAAATTTGGGTGGACTGCACTTCATTATGCTGCCAAATTCGATCATCAGGAAATTGCAAGACTATTACTGTCTGCTGATAGGTCTACTGCATATGTTGCTGCCAAGAATGATGACTCCAAGACTGCTCTACATATTACTGTCTGCTGA
- the LOC113716132 gene encoding large ribosomal subunit protein uL22y-like, with protein MGAPPQNGNGLFLGTMSTRETAHAIRKLPLAKAKRYLEDVLAHMQAFARFCGGVGRTAQAKNRHSNGLGRWPVKSASFILDLLKNAESNAEVKGLDVDSLFISHIQVNQAQKQRRRTYRAHGKINPYMSSPCHIELILSEKEESVKKEPESQLATSKSRKA; from the exons ATGGGTGCACCTCCGCAGAATGGGAACGGTCTGTTCCTTGGTACAATG AGCACAAGGGAAACAGCGCATGCCATCAGGAAGCTGCCTTTAGCCAAGGCTAAGAGGTACTTGGAGGATGTTTTGGCCCATATGCAGGCGTTTGCCCGTTTCTGTGGAGGTGTTGGGCGTACTGCTCAGGCCAAGAACAGGCATTCAAATGGACTGGGTCGCTGGCCTGTTAAATCTGCTAGCTTCATTTTGGATTTGCTCAAGAATGCTGAAAGCAATGCAGAG GTGAAAGGCTTGGATGTGGATTCACTTTTCATATCTCACATTCAAGTGAATCAAGCACAGAAACAAAGACGCCGCACATATCGTGCCCATGGAAAAATAAACC CCTACATGTCTTCCCCCTGCCATATTGAGTTGATTTTGTCTGAGAAGGAAGAGTCTGTCAAAAAGGAG CCTGAATCACAGTTGGCCACCAGCAAATCTAGGAAGGCTTAA